A segment of the Mogibacterium diversum genome:
AAAGAAGATACTCATAAGATGGCTGAGGCTAACAAGGCGTTTGCACACTACAGGTGGTAATCTGAGATGATACACCTTACAGAGATTAGATAAAAGCAGGAAGGAGGAGTTATGGCTAGACAATTTTCTCTAGAAAATACCAGAAATATTGGAATCATGGCCCACATCGATGCTGGTAAAACAACAACTACTGAGAGAATCCTTTATTACACAGGAAAGACTCATAAGATCGGTGAGACTCATGATGGTGCTGCTACCATGGACTACATGGCTCAGGAGCAGGAGCGTGGTATTACAATTACCTCTGCTGCTACAACCGCTCAGTGGAACGGCACAAGAATTAACATTATCGATACCCCAGGACACGTTGACTTTACTGTTGAGGTAGAGAGATCACTTCGTGTACTTGATGGTGCTGTAATGGTACTAAGTGCTAAGGAAGGTGTTGAGCCTCAGTCCGAGACAGTATGGAGACAGGCTGAGAAGTATAATGTTCCAAGAATGATTTTCGTTAATAAGATGGACATCCTAGGAGCTAACTTCTTCCACGTAATCGATACTATTCACGATAGACTAAGAGCTAACGCTGTACCTGTTCAGATTCCAATCGGTTCTGAGAACATGTTCGAAGGAATTATCGACCTTCTCACTATGAAGGCTGAGGTGTACGATAAGAACGATGCTACAGGTAAGGAATTCGAAATCGTAGACATTCCAGAGAATATGAAGGCAGAAGCACAGGCTTGGCATGATAAGATGATTGAAGCTGTTGCTGAGCTAGACGAAGATCTGACTATGAAGTACCTCGAGGGAGAGGAAATCTCAGTTGAGGAGCTTAAGACAGTTATCAGAAGAGAGACTATCGCAGGAAATATTTTCCCTGTATTCTGTGGATCTGCATACAAGAACAAGGGTGTTCAGATGATGCTAGATGGTGTAGTTGATTACATGCCTGCACCTACAGACATTCCTTCAATCGGTGGTGTAAACCCTGATACTGAAGAAGAGGATGTAAGACACGCAAGTGACAAGGAGCCATTCTCAGCACTCGCATTTAAGATTGTGGCAGACCCATATGTAGGAAAGCTCGCATTCTTCAGAGTTTACTCTGGAACACTCGAGACTGGTTCTTACGTGTACAACGCAACTAAGGGTAAGCGCGAGAGAATCGGTAGAATTCTTCAGATGCATGCTAACCACAGAGAAGAAATCGAGAAGGTTTATTCAGGAGATATCGCAGCAGCAGTAGGACTAAAGCAGACTACAACTGGAGATACACTCTGTGATGAGAAGAAACCAATTATTCTCGAATCTATGGAATTCCCAGATCCAGTAATTGAGATCGCTATCGAACCTAAGACCAAGGCTGGTCAGGAGAAGATGGGTATCGCTCTCGCTAAGCTGGCTGAAGAGGATCCAACATTCAGAACATATACTAACCCTGATACTGGACAGACTATCATCGCTGGAATGGGTGAGCTTCACCTTGAAATCATCGTTGATAGACTTCTAAGAGAGTTCAAGGTAGAAGCTAACGTAGGTAAGCCAATGGTATCCTACAAAGAGACTATTACCGTTGAGGTCGATGAAGATTACAAGCACAAGAAGCAGTCCGGTGGTTCTGGTCAGTATGGACACGTTAAGTTCAGACTATATCCAAGAGAAGCTGGTTCTGGATTCGAATTCAAGAACTCCATCACAGGTGGTGCTATTCCTAAGGAATACATCCCTAAGATTCAGGAGGGAATGGAAGCAGCAATGCAGAACGGACCTGTTGCAGGCTACCAGCTAGTGGACGTTGGTGTAGATCTATATGACGGTTCATACCACGAAGTAGACTCATCTGAAATGGCATTTAAGATTGCAGCTACCATGGGATTCAAGGAAGCTTGCAAGAAGGCAAAGCCAGTTCTACTAGAGCCAATCTTCAAGGTAGAGGTTACTGTACCTGAGAACAACATGGGTGACATCATCGGAGATATCAGCTCAAGAAGAGGATCTATCGAAGGTTCTGATATCAATAATGGTGCAGCTGTAATCAGAGGATTCGTTCCACTATCCGAGATGTTCGGATATGCTACTGACCTGCGTTCTAAGACACAGGGTCGTGGTGTATACGTAATGCAGTTCGACCACTTCGATAAGCTACCAGAGAGCTTGAAGGAAAAGGTTGCAAAATAATCTTTAATATCACTAAGTTATAAGTGATAAAACAAATTTTACAGAAAATTATTTCAAATAATTCTAAATAGGAGAAATTATCATGGCAAAGCAGAAGTATGAGAGAACCAAGCCACATATCAACATCGGTACAATCGGCCACGTTGACCACGGCAAGACAACTCTAACAGCAGCAATCACAAAGACTCTTCACAACAGATATGGACTCGGAGCAGACGTAGCATTCGACCAGATCGACAAGGCACCAGAAGAGAAGGCAAGAGGAATCACGATTTCCTCAGCACACGTAGAGTATGAGACACCAAACAGACACTACGCACACGTAGACTGCCCAGGACACGCTGACTATGTAAAGAACATGATTACAGGAGCAGCTCAGATGGACGGAGCTATTCTAGTAGTAGCAGCAACAGATGGACCAATGCCTCAGACAAGAGAGCACATCCTGCTATCTAGACAGGTAGGCGTACCATACATCATCGTATTCCTGAACAAGTGCGATATGGTAGATGACGAGGAGCTACTAGACCTAGTAGAGATGGAAGTAAGAGAGCTACTAGACGAGTATGAGTTCCCAGGAGATGACACACCAATCATCAGAGGATCTGCACTAAAGGCACTAGAGGATCCAAGCGGTGAGTGGGGAGATAAGATTTGTGAGCTAATGGAAGCAGTAGACACATACATTCCAGAGCCACAGAGAGCAAACGATCAGCCATTCCTAATGCCAATCGAGGACGTATTCTCAATCACAGGACGTGGAACAGTAGCAACAGGAAGAGTTGAGAGAGGAACACTCAAGGTAGGAGACGAAGTAGAGCTCGTAGGACTAAGCGACGAGAAGAGAAAGGTAGTTGTAACTGGAGTAGAGATGTTCAAGAAGACTCTTGACGCAGCAGAAACAGGAGACAACATCGGAGCACTACTAAGAGGAATTCAGAGAGACGAAATCGAAAGAGGACAGGTACTCTCGAAGCCAGGCTCAATTCACCCACACACAAAGTTCAAGGGACAGGTATACGTACTAAAGAAGGAAGAGGGTGGAAGACACACACCATTCTTCAATGGATACAGACCACAGTTCTACCTAAGAACAACAGACGTAACAGGAGATCTAAAGCTACCAGAGGGTACAGAGATGTGCATGCCTGGAGATAACGTAGTAATGGAGATCGAACTGATTACACCAGTAGCTATCGAAGAGGGACTACGTTTCGCTATCAGAGAAGGTGGAA
Coding sequences within it:
- the fusA gene encoding elongation factor G, which gives rise to MARQFSLENTRNIGIMAHIDAGKTTTTERILYYTGKTHKIGETHDGAATMDYMAQEQERGITITSAATTAQWNGTRINIIDTPGHVDFTVEVERSLRVLDGAVMVLSAKEGVEPQSETVWRQAEKYNVPRMIFVNKMDILGANFFHVIDTIHDRLRANAVPVQIPIGSENMFEGIIDLLTMKAEVYDKNDATGKEFEIVDIPENMKAEAQAWHDKMIEAVAELDEDLTMKYLEGEEISVEELKTVIRRETIAGNIFPVFCGSAYKNKGVQMMLDGVVDYMPAPTDIPSIGGVNPDTEEEDVRHASDKEPFSALAFKIVADPYVGKLAFFRVYSGTLETGSYVYNATKGKRERIGRILQMHANHREEIEKVYSGDIAAAVGLKQTTTGDTLCDEKKPIILESMEFPDPVIEIAIEPKTKAGQEKMGIALAKLAEEDPTFRTYTNPDTGQTIIAGMGELHLEIIVDRLLREFKVEANVGKPMVSYKETITVEVDEDYKHKKQSGGSGQYGHVKFRLYPREAGSGFEFKNSITGGAIPKEYIPKIQEGMEAAMQNGPVAGYQLVDVGVDLYDGSYHEVDSSEMAFKIAATMGFKEACKKAKPVLLEPIFKVEVTVPENNMGDIIGDISSRRGSIEGSDINNGAAVIRGFVPLSEMFGYATDLRSKTQGRGVYVMQFDHFDKLPESLKEKVAK
- the tuf gene encoding elongation factor Tu, giving the protein MAKQKYERTKPHINIGTIGHVDHGKTTLTAAITKTLHNRYGLGADVAFDQIDKAPEEKARGITISSAHVEYETPNRHYAHVDCPGHADYVKNMITGAAQMDGAILVVAATDGPMPQTREHILLSRQVGVPYIIVFLNKCDMVDDEELLDLVEMEVRELLDEYEFPGDDTPIIRGSALKALEDPSGEWGDKICELMEAVDTYIPEPQRANDQPFLMPIEDVFSITGRGTVATGRVERGTLKVGDEVELVGLSDEKRKVVVTGVEMFKKTLDAAETGDNIGALLRGIQRDEIERGQVLSKPGSIHPHTKFKGQVYVLKKEEGGRHTPFFNGYRPQFYLRTTDVTGDLKLPEGTEMCMPGDNVVMEIELITPVAIEEGLRFAIREGGRTVGSGVVTEIIE